In a single window of the Thamnophis elegans isolate rThaEle1 chromosome 8, rThaEle1.pri, whole genome shotgun sequence genome:
- the LOC116512746 gene encoding mas-related G-protein coupled receptor member H-like, producing MDMASPTPFIVLPQINATFTGKNRTCYDSGINEEVLIFAIFTILFCVLGMLGNGLVIWLLGSSVKRNTFAIYIINLSVADFGFLTFELIIEIHWLFTHLYCDFPYELFQTGLLLMYSTGQFLLTVISIDRCLSVLFPIWYRCHRPVHMFTTVCAVIWAVSFILSSIHFTIIAVDGFGNSYTLMYQFIVNAVLCLPLMTISSVTLFVRICFVSKSQRRRKLLTAILLTLFFFLVLAFPLNAFYFILYVFKYIHPNLVHYGYLCTCINSGINPVIYYLVGRQRGKARKGIKELFQKVFKEEELSTDELETSEGSKI from the coding sequence ATGGATATGGCATCCCCCACTCCTTTCATTGTCTTACCACAAATCAATGCAACATTCACTGGCAAAAACAGAACCTGTTATGATTCTGGCATAAACGAAGAAGTGCTTATTTTCGCAATCTTCACTATACTTTTCTGTGTGTTGGGAATGTTGGGCAACGGCCTCGTGATCTGGTTGCTGGGCTCCTCCGTTAAGAGGAACACTTTTGCCATTTATATTATCAACCTCTCTGTTGCAGACTTTGGTTTTCTCACCTTTGAGCTGATTATCGAAATCCACTGGCTTTTTACACATCTGTATTGTGACTTTCCCTACGAACTCTTCCAAACGGGCCTGCTGTTAATGTACAGCACGGGGCAATTTCTCCTGACAGTCATCAGCATCGACAGGTGTCTTTCGGTCCTCTTCCCAATTTGGTATCGATGCCACCGGCCAGTCCACATGTTCACGACCGTGTGTGCTGTCATCTGGGCCGTTTCCTTCATCCTCTCTTCAATTCACTTCACAATTATAGCAGTTGACGGATTTGGAAACAGTTATACGCTGATGTATCAGTTCATCGTTAACGCTGTGCTTTGTCTCCCACTGATGACCATCTCCAGTGTCACCTTATTTGTTAGAATCTGCTTCGTATCCAAAAGCCAAAGGCGGAGGAAGCTTTTGACAGCTATTTTGCTCacgcttttcttctttttagtcTTGGCTTTTCCACTAAATGCCTTCTATTTTATCCTGTATGTTTTCAAATACATACATCCCAACCTTGTGCATTATGGCTACTTGTGCACCTGTATCAACAGCGGCATTAACCCCGTGATCTATTACCTGGTGGGGAGGCAGAGGGGTAAAGCTCGGAAAGGCATCAAAGAGTTGTTTCAGAAAGTTTTCAAGGAGGAGGAACTATCTACTGATGAACTGGAAACTTCGGAAGGTTCCAAGATCTGA